In Fusarium fujikuroi IMI 58289 draft genome, chromosome FFUJ_chr08, one genomic interval encodes:
- a CDS encoding related to cutinase transcription factor 1 beta — protein sequence MSQVRVRRRATKACLGCRERKVRCDVVICGPPCTNCYLDGKSCIITQRMNKRRRPQSPDVLWDVSGSSFSPLRAKKTSNSPEHLERGVAGAFAYGNAFGQGGDADTSAGIPLANAPSSPDSTDSPLLCPVQAAKTHIASARSNEVHYSDYSFMTMRNWGLLSQQDVHFLDLKGCLRLPPKVILDEFMRLYFLHVHPRLPLLDEGSFWTTYCLDPAPDPPNQGISLLLMQAMIFATSATIQWLLRTEEFAMQATIQSLGFTDIRRARSTFYQRAKVLFDFNAESSPMVLSQAALLLSFWYSMSRTGPQKPNSLWLSIAIHHARCLGAHEAWETPDLPAQSEESHLLRRLWWCCVIRDRILSLGLRRRLQITKVPPVLLPSEFENEINHSEVIRPENKRKLVCILLREMELCGLLTDLLELICLPDCYRVNYTQKEIAKLSGCRDALQKWFIVTSTVIPTPQLDNRFRDQSVIVHGNLMYMYYHFECGREVQEASFSVMECLEELTQLGLVQYLPLSVMAFIAFPLLLSTLDLQVLATANLPAKLAKKKHRFQVLVDAMKEIEPRHDGVELIHTAIRHLVNLVQVDNALTSNSLITEFTDVLAWKPGIYLRLTLTMDLSLSLIRLPEDRDFPIALRSNCGPEANLMLSSIYLESHQSTVSSDEVQVLQGEAYQTPDEASGPSMCITREKTNTSHHRANDAAIAGNMSQSGDDLASPRFTDKLFPEASLPTPWDDHEATSPSVTGNDHLSSLIDSTCTATHQHCTDGTASQFDTLESLWEWEDMYIKNSPGLVDIL from the exons ATGAGCCAAGTCCGAGTTCGTCGCAGGGCTACAAAAGCCTGTCTAGGTTGCCGTGAACGGAAAGTCCGCTGTGATGTTGTTATATGCGGGCCTCCTTGCACCAACTGCTATCTAGACGGCAAGAGTTGCATCATCACTCAGAGGATGAACAAACG CCGGCGGCCTCAAAGCCCCGATGTACTTTGGGATGTTTCCGGCAGCTCGTTCTCACCGTTGAgggcgaagaagacgagcaACTCTCCCGAGCACCTTGAACGCGGCGTCGCTGGG GCCTTTGCTTATGGCAATGCCTTCGGCCAAGGCGGTGACGCGGACACCAGTGCAG GGATTCCTCTTGCCAACGCACCTAGTTCACCAGATTCAACTGATTCTCCGCTGCTTTGCCCTGTGCAAGCAGCCAAGACGCACATAGCTTCAGCCAGGTCGAATGAGGTGCACTACTCTGATTACTCATTCATGACCATGAGGAATTGGGGCCTTCTTTCGCAACAAGATGTCCACTTTCTGGACCTCAAGGGGTGCCTTCGTCTTCCACCCAAGGTCATACTAGACGAGTTTATGCGGCTGTATTTCCTTCATGTGCATCCTCGTCTCCCATTACTTGACGAAGGTAGCTTCTGGACTACGTATTGCCTCGATCCAGCTCCGGACCCACCCAACCAGGGCATTTCCTTGCTTTTGATGCAGGCCATGATATTTGCAACCAGCGCT ACGATTCAATGGTTGCTGAGAACTGAGGAGTTTGCAATGCAAGCCACCATTCAGAGTTTAGGGTTTACAGACATTCGGCGAGCTAGGTCAACATTCTACCAAAGAGCCAAG GTTCTTTTTGACTTCAATGCAGAGTCCTCGCCCATGGTGCTGTCTCAAGCCGCGCTCCTCCTCTCGTTTTGGTATTCAATGTCGAGAACAGGCCCTCAAAAGCCCAACAGCCTGTGGTTGAGCATCGCAATACACCACGCCCGATGCCTGGGAGCCCACGAAGCCTGGGAGACTCCAGACCTCCCAGCCCAGTCGGAAGAATCACACTTACTAAGACGATTGTGGTGGTGCTGCGTCATTCGTGACCGGATTTTGTCATTGGGCTTGCGACGAAGACTTCAGATCACCAAGGTCCCGCCAGTCCTGCTCCCTTCTGAGTTTGAGAACGAAATAAACCACTCAGAGGTCATCAGACCGGAAAACAAGCGGAAGCTTGTGTGCATTCTCTTAAGAGAAATGGAATTATGCGGGCTTTTGACAGATCTTCTAGAGCTTATCTGCCTACCTGATTGCTATCGGGTGAATTACACTCAAAAGGAGATAGCCAAATTGTCAGGCTGCCGTGATGCCTTGCAAAAATGGTTCATCGTGACAAGCACCGTCATTCCAACCCCACAGCTTGACAACAGGTTTCGTGACCAGTCAGTGATTGTACATGGCAACCTCATGTACATGTATTACCA TTTCGAGTGTGGCCGAGAGGTTCAAGAAGCAAGTTTTAGCGTCATGGAATGTCTTGAAGAACTCACCCAACTAGGACTTGTCCAATATCTACCTCTCAGTGT GATGGCTTTCATCGCCTTTCCATTACTTCTAAGCACACTGGATCTGCAGGTTCTAGCTACGGCTAATCTTCCCGCCAAATTGGCAAAGAAAAAACACCGCTTCCAGGTCTTGGTGGACGCAATGAAAGAGATTGAGCCGCGCCACGATGGCGTGGAATTGATACATACTGCCATCCGGCACCTCGTCAATCTCGTCCAGGTGGACAATGCTTTGACCTCGAACAGCCTGATAACAGAATTCACGGAtgtcttggcttggaagCCTGGCATTTACCTACGTCTGACACTGACTATGGACTTGAGCTTAAGTCTCATCAGGCTCCCAGAGGACAGGGACTTTCCCATCGCCTTAAGGAGTAACTGTGGTCCTGAGGCTAATCTGATGCTTTCATCAATATACCTGGAGTCGCATCAGTCGACAGTGAGTTCAGATGAAGTGCAAGTCCTTCAGGGGGAAGCATATCAAACTCCAGATGAGGCGTCTGGCCCCTCGATGTGTATCACACGAGAGAAGACCAATACGTCCCACCACCGTGCAAATGACGCTGCGATTGCTGGGAATATGTCTCAATCAGGTGATGATCTGGCATCACCAAGATTCACAGACAAGCTTTTCCCCGAGGCTTCTTTGCCAACCCCTTGGGACGATCATGAGGCCACCAGCCCATCAGTTACAGGCAACGATCATTTAAGTTCACTCATAGACTCAACATGCACTGCAACCCATCAGCATTGCACAGATGGGACCGCCAGTCAGTTCGATACCTTGGAAAGTCTTTGGGAGTGGGAAGATATGTACATTAAGAATTCGCCTGGACTTGTAGACATATTGTAG
- a CDS encoding related to dehydrogenase — translation MDSFPGVALIVCASSHTNYQTIPSNSNNYCTPRLTFVATGRATSLQLSKQGCTRLVLVDEDRNKTEALARACRDVGEQDMELLVLTGDLNDAETVRQLTAQAVDQYGPIHYAANCLDMPMTFGFTADLSLESFKMPAEVVQRTIWLWMREEISQSLKQETNEAFLSIVNVATVHGVGSEPQLPSCAAASRAIVGMTRTTAMDYVTSGIRVNCVCHSALAQQCSADTQVKPEQKLSRSPLGRHLQAEEVAHAVSFLLARQSSGITGTTLPVDGGWSLYHY, via the exons ATGGACTCGTTCCCTGGTGTCGCGCTTATTGTCTGCGCTTCTTCACATACGAATTACCAAACCATCCCTTCAAACTCCAATAATTATTGTACACCGAGGCTGACATTCGTAGCAACTGGTCGTGCCACCTCTCTGCAGCTTTCGAAGCAGGGTTGTACTCGGCTCGTTCTCGTAGACGAAGACCGCAACAAGACAGAGGCCCTTGCTCGCGCATGCCGTGATGTTGGAGAGCAGGATATGGAGCTTCTAGTGTTGACGGGGGATCTCAATGACGCCGAGACAGTCAGGCAGCTTACCGCACAGGCAGTAGACCAGTATGGGCCCATTCACTATGCTGCCAATTGTCTTGACATGCCTATGACATTTGGCTTTACCGCGGACCTCAGTCTCGAAAGCTTCAAAATGCCAGCTGAGGTTGTCCAGAGAACG ATATGGCTCTGGATGCGTGAAGAGATTTCGCAATCCCTCAAACAAGAAACCAACGAAGCTTTCTTAAGCATCGTCAACGTTGCGACTGTTCACGGCGTTGGATCGGAGCCTCAATTACCGAGTTGCGCAGCAGCAAGCCGCGCCATCGTGGGCATGACGCGAACCACAGCCATGGACTACGTGACGAGCGGAATCCGGGTCAATTGTGTGTGCCACTCTGCGCTGGCTCAGCAATGCTCTGCGGATACGCAGGTTAAACCCGAGCAGAAGCTTTCGCGCTCACCGTTGGGAAGGCATCTACAGGCGGAAGAAGTAGCTCACGCAGTTTCGTTTCTTCTCGCAAGGCAGTCGTCCGGTATCACTGGAACGACGTTACCAGTCGATGGGGGTTGGTCACTGTACCACTATTGA
- a CDS encoding related to allantoate permease: protein MSKSEVQITDTQHVEQVDSMVAEERALVEKRLVRKIDMRLMPMLWLLMVFSYLDRSNLGAANVAGMNKTLNLSDQDYYHAIVTFQVAYVISGTPSNMILVRLRPSLYIPAIMFLWGTCATFLGAVQSREQLWAVRFLLGVTEAGFAPGVMFMFSCWYKREEQAKRFIIFLSASILSGAFGGVLAGAISGHLDGARGIEGWRWLFIIEGVLTVAMALFAPFSLLDYPATSKGLTAEERVVAVERLTTEDITAATDSHENGLSHGRAFVSAVTNWRLYFLALPYMQLVGSSALAYFYPSLIQGLGYTSVKAQYMTAPLCIVALTIAIPTSVAADMFPLQRGFFVFAIMLLGAIFCALATGIRAYVPRYVFLCFINSAIWTGSPIALSYAASNLGPVDPETRAISLGIINGLSQLAQIYGSGLFPRSEAPEYLTGFTTYTLLFATGSVIALSGSFLLRKYPYKADF, encoded by the exons ATGTCCAAGTCTGAGGTCCAGATCACTGACACCCAGCATGTTGAGCAAGTTGATTCCATGGTGGCAGAGGAGAGAGCACTCGTAGAGAAGAGACTTGTCCGGAAGATTGACATGCGCCTGATGCCCATGCTATGGCTTCTCATGGTCTTCAGCTACCTT GATCGCTCTAATCTTGGCGCTGCCAACGTCGCCGGCATGAACAAAACTCTGAACCTGAGTGACCAAGATTACTATCACGCAATTGTCACGTTCCAGGTCGCATATGTCATATCCGGGACTCCATCAAA TATGATTCTCGTTCGCTTGCGGCCATCTCTGTACATACCCGCCATCATGTTTCTATGGGGCACATGTGCCACGTTTCTTGGTGCCGTGCAGTCCAGAGAACAGCTGTGGGCGGTCCGATTCCTTCTTGGAGTTACCGAGGCCGGCTTTGCG CCTGGAGTTATGTTTATGTTTAGTTGCTGGTACAAAAGGGAAGAGCA GGCCAAGagattcatcatcttcttgagtGCTTCGATTCTCTCCGGTGCCTTTGGCGGTGTTCTCGCAGGCGCCATCAGTGGTCACCTAGACGGGGCGAGAGGAATCGAAGGATGGCGCTGGCTTTTCATCATTGAAGGCGTCCTCACTGTTGCCATGGCTCTCTTCGCACCTTTCAGCCTCCTTGACTATCCCGCCACGTCGAAAGGGCTGACAGCAGAAGAGAGAGTTGTTGCCGTGGAAAGACTTACGACAGAGGACATCACGGCGGCTACTGACAGCCATGAAAACGGCTTATCCCACGGCCGCGCCTTTGTCTCCGCGGTAACCAACTGGAGACTGTACTTTCTTGCATTGCCGTACATGCAGCTCGTGGGTTCCTCAGCCCTCGCTTACTTCTATCCCTCATTGATCCAGGGTCTCGGATACACATCCGTCAAAGCACA ATATATGACAGCGCCGCTCTGCATAGTCGCGCTCACTATCGCAATTCCGACATCGGTGGCTGCTGACATGTTTCCCTTGCAACGTGGATTCTTTGTGTTCGCCATCATGTTGCTGGGCGCCATCTTTTGTGCCCTCGCCACGGGCATCCGCGCTTACGTACCCCGCTATGTCTTCTTGTGCTTCATCAACTCAGCTATCTGGACAGGCAGTCCGATTGCCCTCTCCTACGCCGCAAGTAACCTCGGACCAGTAGATCCCGAGACGAGAGCCATCAGTCTTGGGATCATCAATGGACTCTCCCAATTGGCGCAGATTTATGGCTCGGGGCTCTTCCCACGGTCTGAAGCTCCCGAGTATCTGACTGGATTCACCACGTATACCTTGCTATTTGCTACTGGATCAGTTATTGCCCTTAGTGGGAGCTTCTTGCTCAGGAAGTACCCGTATAAAGCCGACTTCTAA